The following proteins come from a genomic window of Fibrobacter sp. UWEL:
- a CDS encoding helicase-related protein: MQEYIQARKNYVSLIKKELLGPGSEVSIPDEEHELISNTPDVRYSIGILFPQNNKLNADNDDSVRGKENDEEKDLDDADDDDVGNGKNVNNESKETIYSPADEENLDEEIGLASQNMPSSMGITFFAKGDTSVVKCDVSFGTYRHAEPKDCRIPFCPQNIESYEVPTELSGYINHDKDENCLKFKNGKFEKKDIKHLWENEFLNTEPNGTLNYAYKLCDQLRGYVRIPHQIVVQVNFDGGDYVDNNEKLDGVDVKLTALRRKVGENLYSVTIMLVNSCTEKSNGTRCIFQPEIRIDTEKNDFVFCEYYGQTDFLLLDEEEQSLDLQYRNKKKYGTGLGVSLSWNVDDNGHGKIFSDFFPENEVPQMDFSMPAKCMLDGRILSMKFLSDLNDVSKSEKISLLKKFVDSYKNWIDELQEKLTKLDAKYKNIGQRNIDKCTTSYKRMMKGIENLDKDDLQWQAFELANRAMFMQRVHLELQKKTANIDRFPDDEELSKLLNSINYNASDELTADKYTWRPFQLAFLLMSVDSITNDKSDDREIVDLIWFPTGGGKTEAYLGLTAFTIFYRRIAHSKVSGGTSVIMRYTLRLLAAQQFTRAATLICACEYIRQDSLRKKPQYKTYPLGEEEISIGLWIGREHTPNKNDDAKKNLKELTNDVRVDNLREKKDRFNKFQVLKCPWCGTKLVKGIKDKRLVGEFGYRMKNNSHFQFFCPQESCSFNLFGKLPLQVIDEELYANPPTLLFGTVDKFAMLPWNNNIGSFFGLKSDNRTPELIIQDELHLISGPLGTMVGLYETVIDALCESKGVKSKIIASTATIRRAHEQCSALYNREVLQFPHPGLDAEDSFFARESLIDYEKNKYGRLYVGLMPSGKTKAMMEVRSIAALLQKINTMPLPDAIKDKYWTLTTYFNSLKDLGKCSTLVDDDVKDFIKRSAYRLGSKKDGRLVTRADELTSRVSTGQLNETLDKLEKLEYSEENIKNKRYASNILLATNMISVGIDVARLNVMLLVGQPKLTSEYIQASSRVGRSYPGVAFAMYDGSKSRDRSHYEQFKPYHESFYKYVEPTGATPFSEPARERALKAIVVSLLRHLNPELSPEDGVAKFSKNNYAKQIADLKQLIISRDKAIIARLKSGMNDDCEKIEYEIDRIVEDWDHLAQVYKDELFVYGERFLMSPPKEKQHRLLKIYNTDTYDTAAFNTMTSMRNVDSAVPGNVVIWEK; this comes from the coding sequence ATGCAAGAATATATTCAAGCCCGTAAAAATTATGTATCACTCATAAAAAAAGAATTATTAGGTCCTGGATCTGAAGTTTCTATCCCAGATGAGGAACATGAGTTAATATCGAACACACCTGATGTCCGATATTCTATTGGTATTTTATTTCCCCAAAATAACAAGTTGAACGCCGATAATGATGATAGTGTTCGCGGAAAAGAGAATGATGAAGAAAAAGATTTAGACGATGCAGACGATGATGATGTTGGAAATGGGAAAAACGTAAATAATGAATCAAAAGAAACTATATATTCTCCTGCAGACGAAGAAAACTTAGATGAAGAAATTGGACTTGCGTCGCAAAATATGCCCTCATCAATGGGTATAACTTTTTTTGCAAAAGGAGATACTTCTGTTGTAAAATGCGATGTTTCTTTTGGCACATATCGTCATGCGGAACCCAAAGATTGCAGGATTCCGTTTTGTCCCCAAAATATAGAGTCGTATGAGGTGCCAACAGAATTATCAGGTTATATAAACCATGATAAAGACGAGAACTGCCTCAAATTTAAAAACGGAAAATTTGAAAAGAAAGATATAAAGCATTTGTGGGAAAATGAATTCCTTAATACAGAACCAAACGGAACCTTGAATTACGCATATAAGTTATGTGATCAATTGAGGGGTTATGTTAGAATTCCTCATCAAATTGTAGTGCAGGTGAATTTTGATGGCGGCGATTATGTTGATAATAACGAAAAGCTTGATGGTGTAGATGTCAAATTAACAGCATTACGTCGAAAAGTTGGAGAAAATCTTTACTCTGTTACGATTATGCTTGTTAATAGTTGTACAGAAAAATCAAATGGCACTAGGTGTATTTTTCAGCCAGAAATCCGCATTGACACAGAAAAAAATGATTTCGTTTTTTGTGAGTATTATGGGCAAACTGATTTTTTATTACTTGATGAAGAAGAACAATCCCTTGATTTACAATATCGTAATAAAAAAAAATATGGCACGGGATTAGGAGTATCTCTTTCATGGAACGTTGATGATAATGGACATGGAAAAATATTTAGTGATTTTTTTCCAGAAAATGAAGTTCCCCAAATGGATTTTAGCATGCCTGCCAAATGTATGTTAGATGGCAGAATCCTTTCAATGAAATTTTTATCAGATTTAAATGATGTTTCAAAATCAGAAAAAATAAGTCTACTGAAAAAATTTGTTGATTCTTATAAAAATTGGATTGATGAACTTCAAGAAAAATTAACTAAACTAGATGCTAAATACAAAAATATTGGACAACGTAATATTGATAAGTGCACAACATCTTATAAGCGAATGATGAAGGGTATAGAAAACCTTGATAAAGATGATTTGCAATGGCAAGCGTTTGAATTGGCCAATAGAGCGATGTTTATGCAGAGAGTACATCTTGAACTTCAGAAAAAAACGGCAAACATAGACAGATTCCCAGATGATGAAGAATTATCTAAATTATTAAATTCTATAAACTACAATGCTTCAGATGAACTTACTGCGGATAAGTACACTTGGCGTCCGTTCCAGTTAGCATTCTTATTAATGAGTGTAGATTCCATTACTAATGATAAATCTGATGATAGAGAAATTGTGGATTTAATATGGTTCCCAACGGGTGGTGGAAAAACAGAAGCTTATCTTGGCTTAACCGCATTTACAATTTTCTATAGACGAATAGCTCATAGTAAAGTATCGGGTGGAACTTCTGTAATCATGCGATACACGTTGCGATTACTTGCAGCGCAGCAATTTACACGAGCCGCAACATTGATTTGTGCATGTGAGTATATTCGTCAAGATTCATTAAGAAAAAAACCTCAATATAAAACATATCCCCTTGGCGAAGAGGAAATATCTATTGGTTTGTGGATTGGGCGCGAGCATACTCCAAACAAAAATGATGATGCAAAGAAAAATTTAAAAGAGTTAACTAATGATGTAAGAGTTGATAATTTAAGAGAAAAAAAAGATAGATTCAACAAATTCCAAGTTTTAAAGTGTCCGTGGTGTGGAACAAAACTGGTAAAGGGAATAAAGGACAAGCGTTTAGTTGGAGAATTTGGCTATAGAATGAAGAATAACAGCCATTTCCAGTTTTTCTGTCCACAAGAAAGTTGTTCTTTTAACCTATTCGGCAAATTACCTTTACAGGTAATAGACGAAGAACTTTATGCAAATCCACCAACACTACTCTTTGGTACGGTTGATAAATTTGCAATGTTACCATGGAATAATAATATAGGATCTTTCTTCGGATTGAAATCCGATAATCGAACTCCAGAATTAATAATTCAAGATGAACTTCATCTTATTTCTGGACCTTTAGGCACTATGGTTGGCTTATATGAAACGGTAATTGACGCCTTGTGTGAGTCAAAAGGCGTAAAATCCAAAATCATCGCATCAACTGCGACAATTCGTCGTGCGCATGAACAATGCTCTGCTCTGTATAACAGAGAGGTTTTGCAATTTCCACATCCTGGCTTAGATGCTGAAGACTCTTTTTTCGCCCGGGAATCGTTGATTGATTATGAAAAAAATAAGTATGGAAGATTGTATGTTGGTTTAATGCCTTCTGGCAAGACGAAAGCAATGATGGAAGTTCGTTCCATTGCGGCTTTGCTTCAAAAAATCAACACAATGCCATTGCCAGATGCGATTAAAGATAAGTATTGGACTTTAACGACATACTTTAATTCCTTAAAGGATTTGGGCAAGTGTTCTACTCTTGTAGATGATGACGTTAAGGACTTTATTAAACGTTCTGCTTATAGGTTAGGTTCCAAAAAAGACGGTCGATTAGTTACAAGAGCAGATGAATTAACTAGCCGAGTTTCTACTGGGCAATTAAATGAAACTTTAGATAAGCTTGAGAAACTGGAATATTCTGAAGAAAATATAAAGAATAAACGATACGCTTCAAATATTCTTCTTGCGACCAATATGATTTCTGTTGGTATCGATGTTGCAAGATTGAATGTAATGCTTTTAGTCGGGCAGCCCAAATTGACCAGTGAATACATTCAGGCATCAAGCCGCGTTGGACGTTCTTACCCAGGCGTTGCCTTTGCAATGTACGATGGTTCAAAAAGTAGAGATAGATCTCATTATGAACAATTTAAGCCTTATCATGAATCATTCTACAAATATGTAGAACCTACTGGAGCAACGCCATTTTCTGAACCCGCAAGAGAGCGAGCTCTAAAGGCAATTGTAGTTTCACTACTAAGGCATTTGAATCCTGAATTGTCTCCAGAAGATGGTGTTGCAAAATTTTCTAAAAATAACTATGCTAAGCAAATTGCTGATTTAAAACAACTTATCATTTCAAGAGATAAGGCAATTATAGCACGTTTAAAATCCGGCATGAACGATGATTGTGAAAAAATAGAATATGAAATAGATAGAATTGTGGAAGATTGGGATCATTTGGCACAGGTATATAAAGATGAACTATTTGTGTACGGAGAACGCTTCTTAATGTCGCCACCCAAAGAAAAACAGCATAGATTGTTAAAAATATATAATACAGACACTTATGATACTGCAGCATTTAACACTATGACTTCTATGAGAAATGTTGATTCTGCGGTTCCTGGTAATGTTGTGATATGGGAGAAATAG
- the drmB gene encoding DUF1998 domain-containing protein produces the protein MSLDCKSKKQPLNKVTHSVRASQSVLQYGVGAMVDFPDQTLMTAAPELWESCVRPIHDERLEKALHVDFLGMPDGEKISKDGNNGISYARFPEWYFCPKCRQFQSINSWVDEFKHKASSKAQEYDPFMVKQMRCPTCKQGLVVARIITVCEHGHIDDFPWVKWVHCKNIYGGNKPICSSPKLTFKTGATSTEGLEGLVITCESCGVKTTLKGAFDPEIFQNLDKKYNNQYDFSCTGRHPWKNESETCTEYPKVLQRGSSSVYFPVTSSSLVIPPYSSILTTKIENSQAFEAGRNAIMAFLKMPGIAQEMKNQFLDTQIGDIAKKVALEIVESSEQIKNVLIRKWKSESEEEYSTVSVKYRSEEYEALSGEVALESMAGDFQREETNIEDYNLPFVKQISLIHKIREVQALTGFSRINPADKSEPIGKQGHVVSVKKNDTNWYPAYEVNGEGIFIEFDSDAINEWRTQNSELQHRVELLNDNYKKSFIGSHNPRIITGKFLLLHTISHLLIKQLSFECGYSIASLRERLYCSEPAEGKDMSGIFIYTASGDSEGTLGGLVRQGRPDTFPYIFKKAIESGMVCSNDPVCSLSLGQGRDSLNLSACYSCGLLPETSCEEFNIFLDRGTVVGTFKNKELGFFYRQLYCNEKWGTLPKSQNEKTDTTPLAETILPKEGTGINYTDESFINIWSNIKQWSDNENEMKLLDALITESAKFNCKEKPIGEGEFITFSSNTSYKASLLWKKSKVMFFSSEQQEDYDVAKKSNWKCFIGSDETLNVDDILKNLQGV, from the coding sequence ATGAGTCTCGATTGCAAATCTAAAAAACAGCCATTAAATAAAGTTACCCACTCTGTAAGAGCATCTCAATCCGTATTGCAGTACGGTGTTGGTGCAATGGTTGATTTTCCAGATCAAACTCTTATGACCGCGGCTCCCGAATTATGGGAAAGTTGTGTAAGGCCCATTCACGATGAACGTTTAGAAAAGGCTTTGCATGTTGATTTTTTGGGAATGCCCGATGGTGAAAAAATTTCAAAAGATGGTAATAATGGGATTTCTTACGCCCGTTTTCCAGAATGGTATTTTTGTCCCAAATGCAGACAATTTCAATCTATTAACTCTTGGGTTGACGAATTTAAACATAAAGCAAGTTCCAAGGCTCAAGAATACGACCCCTTTATGGTAAAACAGATGCGCTGCCCTACATGTAAGCAAGGACTTGTTGTCGCGCGTATTATTACAGTTTGTGAACACGGCCATATTGATGATTTCCCATGGGTAAAATGGGTACATTGCAAAAATATATATGGGGGAAACAAACCTATTTGTTCGAGCCCAAAGCTAACATTTAAAACTGGAGCCACATCAACTGAAGGCCTGGAAGGCCTTGTTATTACATGTGAAAGCTGTGGCGTAAAGACCACATTAAAAGGAGCTTTTGATCCAGAAATCTTTCAAAACTTAGATAAAAAATACAATAATCAATATGATTTTTCTTGTACAGGGCGACATCCATGGAAGAACGAATCCGAGACTTGTACTGAATATCCTAAAGTTTTGCAACGAGGTAGTTCATCTGTTTATTTCCCTGTCACTTCAAGTTCTTTAGTTATACCCCCATATTCAAGCATTCTTACAACCAAAATTGAGAATTCTCAAGCATTTGAGGCCGGTAGAAACGCAATTATGGCTTTTTTAAAAATGCCTGGTATTGCTCAAGAGATGAAAAATCAGTTTCTGGATACGCAAATAGGCGATATCGCTAAAAAGGTTGCGCTTGAAATAGTAGAGTCTTCTGAGCAGATAAAGAATGTTTTAATTCGTAAGTGGAAATCTGAATCAGAAGAAGAATATAGCACAGTCAGTGTTAAATATCGTTCTGAAGAATATGAAGCATTGAGCGGCGAAGTAGCTTTGGAATCTATGGCAGGAGATTTTCAACGAGAAGAAACAAATATTGAAGATTATAATCTACCCTTTGTAAAACAAATTTCCCTTATTCATAAGATTCGAGAAGTTCAGGCTCTTACGGGTTTTTCCCGGATAAATCCTGCAGATAAATCAGAACCGATTGGGAAACAGGGACATGTTGTATCGGTCAAAAAAAACGATACAAATTGGTATCCAGCTTATGAAGTAAATGGTGAAGGAATTTTTATTGAATTTGATTCTGACGCTATCAATGAATGGCGAACACAAAATTCAGAATTACAACATAGAGTAGAACTTTTGAACGATAACTATAAAAAATCATTTATTGGTTCGCATAATCCACGAATCATAACTGGCAAATTTCTTCTCTTACATACCATATCCCACTTATTAATTAAGCAGCTAAGTTTTGAATGTGGATATAGCATTGCGTCGTTACGAGAACGTTTGTATTGTAGTGAACCTGCAGAAGGAAAAGATATGTCAGGGATTTTTATTTATACAGCATCTGGCGATTCTGAAGGCACTTTGGGCGGTTTGGTTCGACAAGGAAGACCCGACACATTCCCATATATATTCAAAAAAGCGATAGAATCCGGAATGGTTTGTTCTAATGATCCTGTTTGCAGTTTAAGTTTAGGGCAGGGCCGAGATTCGCTAAATCTTTCGGCCTGTTATTCATGTGGATTACTTCCAGAAACTAGTTGTGAAGAGTTCAATATTTTCTTAGATAGAGGAACTGTTGTCGGAACATTCAAAAATAAAGAATTGGGATTCTTTTATAGGCAACTATATTGCAATGAAAAATGGGGGACTCTGCCAAAATCACAAAATGAAAAAACAGATACAACACCATTAGCAGAAACTATTTTGCCAAAAGAAGGTACAGGAATCAATTATACCGATGAAAGCTTCATAAATATATGGTCAAATATAAAACAGTGGTCTGACAACGAAAATGAAATGAAATTGCTAGATGCATTGATTACTGAAAGCGCAAAATTTAATTGTAAAGAAAAACCTATTGGAGAAGGTGAATTTATAACTTTCAGCTCTAATACATCGTACAAAGCTTCGCTTCTTTGGAAAAAATCTAAAGTAATGTTTTTCTCTTCAGAACAACAAGAAGATTATGATGTTGCCAAAAAAAGTAATTGGAAATGTTTCATTGGTAGCGATGAAACTTTAAATGTAGATGATATTTTAAAAAATCTACAAGGGGTGTGA
- a CDS encoding nuclease-related domain-containing DEAD/DEAH box helicase, whose protein sequence is MAIMIPVTPHQFAPASQEGLMFDALSLLPNDYYIFHSFRITTVSNLQFNESETDFVIFNPKLGIICLEAKAGLVKYENGYWYYASDIPMHNGGPFNQASANKYKLIEYIKKSHCSGILPHCKFLHAVWFPAVSEEILKNMTFPSEADKSLVLTKEDLQNPQKKMESIFSLELPQKIKTSLSEYETKQLIREILCPQFNVFPTATFNNDLKKIVFHRMLKEQSGILNFLYEQKTASICGAAGTGKTMIAVEKAQRHANNREKTLFLCYNVKLKEALAERFNNEYIDFFTLDGFACKVCNSLSSNYEKLKSSLDDMYFKGCFPYKNIVIDEGQDFGMDNMEEISLIQLMKDIVTDEVINGTFYVFYDKNQLVQSDKLPKFIAEADCKLTLYRNCRNTENIAITSLKMVTEQKPLLVDYSVKGKPPVIHYCDSDKDSLSCLNNIINDLENDGIYDICILTCKTENDSILKNVAANGKYQKKYLFTTCRKFKGLESDAVILIDIDHTSFNKQNDMLYYVGMSRARLRLDMVAQLEDEKCAEFLQNRLNFSGKCKNAKRELATALNAVGKLEKPMV, encoded by the coding sequence ATGGCAATTATGATTCCTGTGACACCGCATCAATTTGCTCCTGCAAGTCAAGAAGGTTTGATGTTTGACGCATTAAGCCTTTTACCAAATGACTATTACATTTTTCATTCGTTCCGAATAACAACCGTATCAAACTTGCAATTCAACGAAAGCGAAACTGACTTCGTTATTTTCAATCCAAAGCTAGGAATTATATGTTTAGAAGCAAAAGCGGGTTTGGTAAAATACGAAAATGGATACTGGTATTATGCAAGTGACATTCCTATGCATAATGGTGGTCCGTTTAATCAAGCAAGTGCTAATAAATATAAACTGATTGAGTACATTAAAAAAAGTCATTGCTCGGGAATTTTACCACATTGCAAATTTCTTCATGCAGTTTGGTTCCCTGCAGTATCGGAAGAAATTTTAAAAAACATGACATTTCCTTCTGAAGCTGATAAATCTTTGGTATTGACTAAAGAAGATTTACAAAATCCACAGAAGAAAATGGAGAGTATTTTTTCATTAGAACTCCCTCAAAAAATAAAAACAAGTTTAAGCGAATATGAAACAAAACAACTTATTCGTGAAATCTTATGCCCACAATTTAATGTTTTTCCAACAGCTACATTTAATAACGATTTAAAGAAAATTGTATTCCATAGAATGCTGAAAGAACAATCTGGAATTCTCAATTTTTTATACGAGCAAAAAACTGCATCAATATGTGGTGCAGCAGGAACTGGAAAAACTATGATCGCCGTTGAAAAAGCGCAACGTCATGCGAATAATAGAGAAAAAACTCTTTTTTTATGTTACAACGTAAAACTAAAAGAGGCTCTTGCGGAAAGATTTAATAACGAGTATATTGATTTCTTTACCTTAGATGGCTTTGCCTGTAAAGTTTGCAATTCTTTAAGTTCTAACTATGAAAAACTGAAGTCATCTTTAGATGATATGTATTTTAAAGGATGTTTTCCATATAAAAACATTGTTATCGATGAAGGTCAGGATTTTGGCATGGATAACATGGAAGAAATTTCGTTAATACAGTTGATGAAAGACATTGTAACCGATGAAGTAATTAACGGAACCTTTTATGTTTTTTATGACAAAAATCAACTTGTCCAATCTGACAAATTACCCAAATTCATTGCAGAAGCCGATTGTAAATTAACGCTATATCGAAATTGTCGTAATACTGAAAATATCGCCATAACGTCTTTAAAAATGGTAACAGAGCAAAAGCCATTGCTCGTTGATTATAGTGTAAAAGGAAAACCTCCCGTTATTCATTACTGCGATTCTGATAAAGATTCTTTATCTTGCCTAAATAATATTATAAATGATTTGGAAAACGATGGCATTTATGATATTTGCATCCTTACTTGCAAGACTGAAAATGACAGTATTTTAAAGAATGTTGCTGCGAATGGAAAGTATCAAAAGAAGTATTTATTTACAACTTGTCGCAAATTTAAAGGACTTGAATCGGATGCCGTAATTTTGATTGACATCGACCATACATCTTTCAACAAGCAAAACGACATGCTTTACTATGTTGGAATGTCCCGTGCAAGGCTCCGACTAGATATGGTGGCTCAACTTGAAGACGAAAAATGTGCTGAATTTTTGCAAAATCGCTTAAATTTCAGCGGAAAATGCAAAAATGCTAAAAGAGAACTTGCAACAGCGTTAAATGCTGTTGGAAAATTGGAAAAACCTATGGTTTAG
- a CDS encoding DNA cytosine methyltransferase: MKAIDFFCGGGGMTCGLRQAGINVVAGVDFDPDAKATYEYNNQGSVFVRADINTLERDYFEKNLNVQPNDDELILVGCSPCQYYSIIRSSKEKSKASKDLLLQFQEFIEYYNPGYVLVENVPGIITNKDTILPQFLKFLEDHGYGAPNSRTCKYAVINMKNYGIPQSRRRFSLIATRLDREVHLPEHVANEKTVRQAIGDRRIYRRIEAGHRDDNLVRCHSAIQMSAINLERIQHTSHDGGCRLEWKDDLRLQLNCYKGKDKSFCDVYGRVAWDKPSPTITTKFLSYSNGRFGHPEDDRGLSVREGATLQSFPWEYEFKTNRLEVAAKLIGNAVPPEYARRLGQVILGVNNA; the protein is encoded by the coding sequence ATGAAAGCTATCGATTTTTTCTGCGGCGGAGGCGGTATGACTTGCGGTCTTCGTCAAGCTGGAATTAATGTTGTTGCTGGTGTGGATTTTGATCCAGATGCAAAAGCTACCTATGAGTATAACAATCAAGGCTCCGTTTTTGTTCGTGCCGACATCAATACGCTTGAACGAGATTACTTTGAAAAAAATCTCAACGTTCAGCCAAATGATGATGAATTAATTCTTGTAGGTTGCAGTCCCTGTCAGTACTACAGTATTATTCGCTCTTCCAAAGAAAAGTCGAAGGCTTCTAAAGACTTGTTGCTTCAGTTCCAAGAATTTATTGAGTATTACAATCCAGGCTATGTTCTCGTAGAAAATGTTCCTGGTATCATAACGAATAAGGATACGATCCTTCCTCAGTTTCTTAAGTTCCTGGAAGATCACGGTTACGGAGCTCCTAATTCTAGAACTTGCAAGTATGCTGTAATCAACATGAAAAATTACGGCATTCCCCAAAGCCGTCGTCGTTTTTCTTTAATTGCAACTAGACTGGACCGTGAGGTCCATTTGCCGGAGCATGTAGCTAATGAAAAAACTGTAAGACAGGCTATTGGAGATCGTCGAATATACAGGCGCATTGAGGCCGGTCATAGAGATGATAATCTTGTAAGATGTCATTCTGCTATCCAGATGTCTGCAATCAATTTAGAACGTATCCAACATACATCCCATGACGGAGGATGCAGATTGGAATGGAAAGACGATCTCAGGTTGCAGTTGAACTGCTATAAAGGTAAGGATAAGTCGTTTTGTGATGTATATGGTCGTGTTGCTTGGGATAAGCCGTCGCCAACTATAACAACGAAATTTTTGAGCTACTCAAATGGTCGATTTGGACATCCAGAGGACGATAGAGGACTTTCTGTTCGAGAAGGAGCGACCTTACAATCTTTCCCCTGGGAATATGAATTCAAAACTAATCGTCTTGAAGTTGCGGCAAAATTAATAGGCAATGCTGTTCCGCCAGAATATGCGAGAAGGTTAGGTCAAGTAATTTTAGGGGTAAATAATGCCTGA
- a CDS encoding ATP-binding protein — MPDHKELRMKFDPNTISHLGLQMYSTLPPVLAELISNAYDADAHNVILSFRDQDSENKEIAIRDDGHGMTFDEINECFLLIGRNRRGKDGSNQKTKSGSRYAIGKKGIGKLAFFGIAKTIEIETVSSGLLNKFVMEWDVLEKSQDVYCPRIVAQDQETSSNSYTQIRLTNLSRKSSFKPDDIATKLAKTFSFFSDDFKVTLKYNDEHEIVIDDKLRFENLCELKSWNFPFVDEGVKVNYFNSCKIKGRIIACKNTVPEQMRGVALFSRGKLVNNHSFFDVTATSFGYSYLTGWLDIDFIDEWNPDVISTNRQSLNWEDSRCVELKQYLESVVQCVYKQHKELLEKNKKDDIKEKTGISIDEWANSLPKHERQLAQKLVNAIVSNEGLDVEKAAELTSFVKDSFQYTSFKDLASEISEDAFSSDKMLELMKEWQLIEAREMYKLAQVRIETIQQFKKNVESDAKEVPVMHNFFKQFPWLLDPRIMSFKDEVWYSSLLKDKFPENESLEEDKRIDFLCQNFASNFFVIELKRPSKVLGKKELEQALGYKAFIQSNLGNENTRNVVCYLIGNRLSNDALVREMADSYRKSGSVIVRTYSELLSEAIRYHQEFIDKYRELESRK, encoded by the coding sequence ATGCCTGATCATAAAGAATTAAGAATGAAGTTTGACCCGAATACGATAAGTCATTTGGGGTTACAAATGTATTCAACGTTGCCGCCAGTTTTAGCGGAATTGATTTCTAATGCATATGACGCTGACGCTCATAATGTGATTCTTTCATTTCGTGATCAGGATTCAGAGAATAAAGAAATTGCTATTCGTGATGATGGTCATGGAATGACCTTTGATGAAATAAATGAGTGTTTCTTGCTTATTGGCCGAAATCGTAGAGGCAAGGATGGGTCTAATCAAAAAACGAAATCAGGATCTCGTTATGCAATTGGGAAAAAAGGTATTGGAAAACTAGCCTTTTTTGGCATTGCGAAAACCATTGAAATTGAAACGGTTTCGTCAGGTTTGCTGAATAAGTTTGTGATGGAATGGGACGTTCTGGAGAAAAGTCAGGATGTATATTGTCCTCGTATTGTCGCGCAGGATCAAGAGACAAGCTCAAACAGTTATACTCAGATCCGCTTGACAAATTTATCAAGAAAATCGTCCTTTAAACCAGATGATATTGCTACAAAGCTTGCAAAGACTTTTTCATTTTTCTCAGATGATTTCAAGGTAACTTTAAAGTACAATGACGAGCATGAAATTGTAATTGATGATAAGTTACGGTTTGAAAATTTATGTGAGCTGAAGTCCTGGAATTTCCCGTTTGTTGATGAGGGGGTAAAGGTAAACTACTTTAATAGTTGCAAAATCAAAGGTAGGATAATTGCCTGTAAAAATACCGTACCTGAACAAATGAGAGGTGTTGCTCTATTTTCACGAGGCAAGTTGGTTAACAACCATAGTTTTTTTGATGTTACAGCAACGAGTTTTGGATACTCTTACTTGACTGGATGGCTGGATATTGATTTTATTGATGAATGGAATCCAGATGTCATTTCTACAAATCGACAATCCCTTAATTGGGAAGACTCACGGTGTGTAGAACTAAAACAATATTTAGAGTCAGTCGTTCAGTGTGTTTACAAACAACACAAAGAATTGTTGGAAAAAAATAAGAAAGACGACATTAAGGAGAAAACGGGTATCAGCATTGATGAATGGGCAAATTCTTTGCCTAAACATGAACGCCAGCTTGCGCAGAAGCTGGTAAATGCTATTGTTTCAAATGAGGGGCTGGATGTTGAGAAAGCTGCCGAATTGACAAGTTTTGTTAAGGACTCTTTCCAGTACACGTCCTTTAAGGACCTTGCTTCGGAAATAAGCGAAGATGCGTTTTCGTCAGATAAAATGTTGGAACTGATGAAAGAATGGCAGCTTATTGAAGCCAGGGAAATGTACAAGTTGGCTCAAGTAAGGATTGAGACGATTCAACAATTTAAGAAAAACGTTGAATCGGATGCTAAGGAGGTACCCGTCATGCACAACTTCTTTAAGCAATTCCCTTGGTTATTGGATCCTAGAATTATGTCGTTTAAGGATGAAGTTTGGTATTCGTCCTTGTTGAAAGATAAATTCCCAGAAAACGAGTCTCTTGAAGAAGACAAACGGATTGATTTTTTATGTCAAAATTTTGCGAGCAATTTCTTTGTGATTGAATTAAAACGACCTTCAAAAGTACTCGGAAAAAAAGAACTTGAACAGGCTCTTGGCTATAAAGCTTTTATCCAATCTAATTTGGGTAATGAAAATACAAGAAATGTTGTATGTTATCTGATTGGCAACAGATTGTCTAATGATGCGCTTGTTCGAGAAATGGCTGATTCGTATCGAAAATCAGGATCGGTTATTGTTCGAACATATAGTGAACTTTTGAGTGAGGCTATAAGGTATCATCAGGAATTTATTGATAAGTATAGAGAACTGGAGTCTAGAAAGTGA